Proteins from a single region of Pyrus communis chromosome 6, drPyrComm1.1, whole genome shotgun sequence:
- the LOC137736173 gene encoding classical arabinogalactan protein 27-like: protein MASFWLNVALMMALMATPLLSFNSKASSISASPTFFTNSPPSSNLQGLPPEIAPLLPSPGPEVPTTPTDSSKPTIPSNPSPLNLDDPPYPALSPFGSLPASSGASADLVWTLKVATFAFSAACVLVHAVS from the coding sequence ATGGCCTCTTTTTGGTTAAATGTAGCCCTCATGATGGCTCTCATGGCCACACCTCTTCTTTCCTTCAATTCAAAAGCCTCAAGCATCTCAGCTTCCCCAACATTCTTCACCAATTCCCCTCCATCTTCTAATCTGCAAGGACTACCTCCAGAAATAGCTCCACTTTTGCCATCTCCAGGTCCTGAGGTGCCTACCACTCCAACTGATTCCTCCAAACCCACCATTCCCTCCAACCCGAGCCCTCTGAATCTCGACGACCCGCCTTACCCTGCACTTTCACCATTTGGGTCATTGCCAGCTTCTTCAGGAGCATCTGCAGATTTAGTTTGGACTCTAAAGGTTGCTACTTTTGCATTTTCAGCTGCATGTGTATTGGTTCATGCAGTTTCTTAG
- the LOC137738195 gene encoding serine/threonine-protein kinase RUNKEL-like → MNQYHIYEAIGHGKCSTVYKGRKKKTIEYFAIKSVEKSQKSKLLQEVKILHILDHQNILKFYWWYETSAHLWLVLEYCVGGNLMTLLNQDKQLPEESIHDLGCDLVRALLFLHSKGIIYCDLKPSNILLDENGRTKLCDFGLARKLSDISQIPSSSLPQAKRGTPCYMAPELFEEGGVHSYASDFWALGCVLYECYAGRPPFVGREFTQLVKSIISDPTPPLPGTPSRSFVNLINSLLIKDPAERIQWPELCGHAFWRTKLTLVPLPPQPAFDNMLEQYARPCLSERNSDKSSQIRTPKSCQKDVKGTFKQDENSILGANCHETPVKGTPGSRRTQAKVSGRGGSEKQKDPSGATRGVNLLRLSRIAKQNLQRENEKENYRRPVSTNTENDSEVKIENTDMELDFNENTEDDTHDESDGSDIQACPPDNKFSSQHQGKMEEMENNLNQSDALPVVSTPASDESGVHDQEPSPQSIEMAAIPPSASPQIKNQRFKEGSGSAVDYDSSKSPNNLSQVLWHPSDLSVRPVMPSRKSDKNSEVIPSLPFEALQASDFVKISKEQLDALNSKIIAIFNGNSSIGEKQNVIRYLEMLSNNADAANILTNGPIMLLLVKMLRLSKALALRVQLASLVGLLIRHSTFIQDDLADSGILGSLADGLRDKQEKVRRFSMAALGELLFYISTQSEHADNNPAESPSKESRSTSGWQVSNALLSLVSSILRKGEDDLTQLYALRTIENICSQAGPWAARLTSQDMINNLCYLYRAAGKQESMRLTAGSCLVRLVRFNPPSIQPVIEKLSLKDIASALVKGSLREQQISLNLLNMAMLGSHVFTNVGRYLLPLMEDKNLVPSLVSLIDQGSEVLKGKALVFVALLCKSSRRWLPHFFCHAKLLSAVDRLVKEKDRYVQQCLEASVCVVASAIPSLLDTITGDIQKIMGGRRHGYQSPLNSRAAPKTNVYTFPVVLHLLRSLSFKRKVVNEQVLQQLANLMKLVETPFQGRDDFQITLLRILESVSEESHVILESPEIFIREVLPSLAVLYKGNKDGDARFLCLKILFDVMVIFLNEQSEDQQRSKELESISNKNFLPLYPSLIEDEDPIPLYAQKLLVMLIEFNYIKIADILNLKIVSQCFEFLLGDLSSANVNNVMLCLALTSAPEMETKLLSQLKVVRKIGNLLEFVYAKDMEDFLEPTLGLCRAFLLRSVSGRKGFIYSKEPDLLGDASSEASGADQQQGIRDIMDFGSNVGVLLELSRSYGGNVADLASECVVLLLKAAPREATAGLLTNLPKVTAVLESWRRGASHLLVQRVLHALGYSCRQYLLHAMILSISIPEISRIEGIVSEIKGSGVHVLATAAFHVAVELQRLPRCL, encoded by the exons ATGAACCAGTACCACATCTACGAAGCCATTGGCCACGGAAAATGCTCG ACTGTGTAcaaagggaggaagaagaagacgattGAGTACTTCGCGATTAAGAGCGTCGAGAAGTCACAGAAGAGCAAGCTTCTCCAAGAA GTGAAGATTCTTCACATTCTAGATCATCAAAATATCCTCAAGTTTTACTGGTG GTATGAAACTTCTGCTCACTTGTGGTTGGTTTTGGAGTATTGCGTTGGGGGCAATTTGATGACACTATTAAACCAG GATAAGCAGCTACCTGAAGAGTCAATTCATGACCTTGGGTGTGACCTTGTTAGAGCTTTGCT GTTTTTACACTCAAAGGGAATCATATACTGTGACTTGAAACCATCAAATATCTTGTTAGACGAGAATGGCCGTACAAAG CTCTGTGATTTTGGATTGGCGAGAAAATTGAGTGATATATCACAAATACCTTCTTCTTCA TTGCCACAAGCGAAACGCGGGACACCTTGTTATATGGCTCCTGAGCTTTTTGAAGAAGGGGGTGTCCATTCATATGCATCTGATTTCTGGGCCCTTGGGTGTGTACTGTATGAGTGCTATGCTGGGAGGCCTCCTTTTGTGGGTAGGGAATTTACTCAGCTAGTAAAATCCATTATATCAGATCCAACTCCACCTCTACCTGGAACTCCTAGCCGTTCTTTTGTCAATCTAATAAATTCTTTACTCATAAAGGATCCAGCAGAAAGAATACAGTGGCCTGAACTTTGTGGTCATGCTTTCTGGAGGACGAAGTTAACTTTAGTGCCTCTACCTCCTCAGCCTGCTTTTGATAATATGCTAGAGCAATATGCTCGGCCATGTCTGTCAGAGCGCAATAGTGATAAATCTTCCCAAATCAGAACTCCTAAATCTTGCCAAAAGGATGTTAAAGGAACTTTTAAGCAGGATGAGAATTCTATTTTGGGAGCAAACTGTCATGAGACTCCAGTCAAGGGTACACCTGGAAGCCGCAGAACTCAAGCAAAGGTTTCTGGCAGAGGGGgtagtgaaaaacaaaaggatCCTTCTGGTGCCACGAGGGGTGTGAATCTTTTGAGGCTCTCAAGAATTGCAAAACAGAACCTGCAGAgggaaaatgagaaggaaaacTACCGCAGGCCAGTGTCTACTAATACTGAGAATGATTCTGAAGTCAAAATTGAGAACACGGACATGGAACTTGACTTTAATGAGAACACGGAAGATGACACACATGATGAATCTGATGGGTCTGATATCCAAGCTTGTCCACCTGACAACAAATTTTCAAGTCAGCACCAGGGTAAAATGGAAGAGATGGAAAACAACTTGAACCAATCAGATGCCCTGCCTGTGGTTAGTACACCTGCCTCAGATGAATCCGGAGTTCATGATCAGGAACCATCTCCTCAGAGTATTGAAATGGCTGCAATTCCACCCAGTGCCAGTCCTCAAATTAAAAATCAGAGATTTAAAGAAGGTTCTGGATCTGCAGTTGACTATGATTCTTCAAAATCTCCGAATAACCTTTCACAAGTTCTTTGGCATCCATCAGATCTCTCAGTCAGACCTGTGATGCCCAGCAGAAAATCTGACAAAAATTCGGAGGTAATTCCTTCTCTTCCCTTTGAGGCACTGCAAGCCTCTGACTTTGTGAAGATCTCTAAAGAGCAGTTGGATGCACTCAACAGTAAGATTATAGCCATTTTTAATGGGAACAGTAGCATTGGCGAGAAGCAGAATGTAATTAGATACCTTGAGATGTTAAGCAATAATGCTGATGCTGCAAATATCTTGACCAATGGACCTATCATGCTTTTGCTTGTTAAAATGCTCCGGCTGTCCAAGGCTTTGGCTTTGCGTGTCCAACTTGCTTCACTGGTTGGTTTGTTGATTAGACATTCTACTTTTATTCAAGATGATTTGGCAGATTCAGGAATTTTGGGTTCACTTGCTGATGGCCTTAGAGACAAGCAGGAAAAGGTGAGGAGGTTTTCTATGGCTGCTTTGGGAGAGTTGCTATTCTATATATCCACTCAAAGTGAGCATGCAGACAACAATCCAGCAGAGTCTCCATCAAAGGAAAGCCGGTCCACATCTGGGTGGCAG GTTTCAAATGCATTGCTTTCATTGGTGTCATCAATTTTACGAAAAGGAGAGGATGATTTAACTCAGTTATATGCATTGAGGACAATAGAAAATATTTGCAGTCAAGCAGGGCCGTGGGCAGCTCGTTTGACTAGCCAGGACATGATTAATAACCTGTGCTATTTATATAGGGCTGCTGGAAAGCAGGAGAGCATGAGGCTCACAGCAGGATCATGCTTGGTTCGTCTGGTTCGTTTTAACCCACCTAGCATTCAACCAGTAATAGAGAAGCTCTCCTTAAAGGACATAGCATCGGCACTTGTGAAGGGCAGTCTGCGTGAGCAGCAAATAAGCTTAAACCTCTTAAACATGGCCATGCTGGGAAGTCATGTGTTCACGAATGTTGGCAGGTACCTCCTCCCATTGATGGAGGATAAGAATCTTGTCCCAAGTCTTGTGTCTCTTATTGATCAGGGAAGTGAGGTTTTGAAGGGAAAGGCACTTGTTTTTGTTGCTCTTCTTTGTAAGAGCAGTAGGAGGTGGCTGCCACATTTTTTTTGCCATGCCAAGTTGCTTTCTGCGGTGGACAGGTTGGTGAAAGAGAAGGACCGTTATGTGCAGCAGTGTTTAGAGGCATCTGTGTGTGTTGTGGCGTCTGCTATACCCAGTTTACTGGATACTATTACTGGAGATATTCAGAAAATTATGGGAGGTAGGCGCCATGGGTATCAATCTCCCCTTAACAGTAGAGCTGCTCCAAAGACCAATGTTTATACGTTTCCCGTAGTTCTGCATCTTCTTCGAAGCTTGTCTTTTAAGCGCAAAGTGGTGAATGAACAGGTCCTGCAGCAGTTGGCAAATCTAATGAAACTCGTGGAGACACCATTTCAG GGCAGGGATGACTTTCAGATTACCCTTCTCCGAATTCTTGAGTCTGTCTCAGAGGAGTCGCATGTGATTCTTGAAAGCCCTGAGATTTTTATTCGTGAGGTTCTCCCCAGTTTGGCTGTTCTTTATAAGGGTAACAAGGATGGTGATGCCAGGTTTCTgtgcttgaaaattttgtttgacGTGATGGTAATTTTTCTGAATGAACAATCTGAAGATCAACAAAGGTCCAAAGAACTGGAATCCATATCCAATAAGAATTTTCTTCCTCTCTACccttccttgattgaagatgaaGATCCGATTCCCTTGTATGCACAGAAGCTTCTTGTGATGCTTATTGAATTTAATTACATCAAAATTGCAGACATACTAAATCTTAAGATAGTCTCACAATGCTTTGAGTTTTTGCTTGGCGATCTTTCAAGTGCAAATGTGAACAATGTCATGCTATGTCTGGCTCTGACATCGGCACCTGAGATGGAAACCAAGTTACTCTCTCAACTGAAGGTAGTTAGGAAAATAGGAAACCTTCTAGAGTTTGTATATGCAAAGGATATGGAAGATTTTCTGGAACCAACCCTTGGCCTATGTAGGGCTTTCCTTCTACGGTCAGTGAGTGGTAGAAAAGGCTTCATCTACTCAAAAGAACCTGATCTTCTGGGTGATGCGTCTTCTGAGGCAAGTGGTGCTGATCAGCAACAAGGCATTAGAGATATCATGGACTTCGGCAGCAATGTTGGCGTCTTACTAGAGTTGAGTAGATCATATGGAGGAAATGTGGCAGATCTGGCCTCAGAATGTGTTGTCTTGTTGCTCAAGGCAGCTCCAAGGGAAGCCACTGCTGGTCTGCTAACTAATCTTCCAAAAGTTACTGCAGTCCTCGAGTCTTGGCGTAGGGGCGCATCTCACTTATTGGTGCAGCGGGTGCTGCATGCCCTTGGTTATTCTTGTAGGCAATATTTGTTACACGCAATGATACTGTCGATATCTATACCCGAGATCTCAAGAATTGAAGGCATAGTTTCTGAGATTAAAGGTTCAGGTGTACATGTTTTAGCCACCGCTGCTTTCCATGTGGCTGTGGAGTTGCAACGGCTGCCTCGCTGCCTGTAA
- the LOC137736646 gene encoding vesicle-associated protein 2-2-like, with the protein MTTPPELLEVHPRELKFTFEVKKQSTCSIQLGNRSDHYVAFKVKTTSPKKYCVRPNAGIVKPKTTCDFTVTMQAQRVAPPDLQCKDKFLIQCTVIPFGTTEQEITSEMFSKGSGRNIEERKLKVLLISPPPSPVFVPINGESKQDPCYETSVKKDRVLTEVENIPPSHRVGEDVDVFETCKDMDESRAVKDVVASKPAKDAQELKPDKDVEESKPAKYMEELKPVKNMEEPNPTKDMEESKPAKDTEELKPARGAAVLNLTKDFEELKSKLNTVDSKLKEAELTVTKLTEESSRSTREKNMLKHELESLRRRKNNLKRVTVGFPLFHVCMVALISLAFGYYIHP; encoded by the exons ATGACGACGCCGCCAGAGCTTCTGGAAGTTCATCCCCGCGAGctcaaattcacat TTGAAGTGAAGAAGCAGAGTACGTGCTCGATTCAACTCGGAAACAGGTCCGACCACTATGTTGCTTTCAAG GTGAAGACCACTTCCCCGAAGAAATATTGTGTGCGGCCGAATGCAGGCATTGTAAAACCCAAGACAACGTGTGATTTTACAG TTACTATGCAAGCTCAGCGTGTTGCTCCACCTGATTTGCAGTGCAAAGACAAGTTCCTAATACAGTGCACTGTTATTCCATTTGGGACAACTGAACAGGAGATAACATCCGAGATG TTTTCAAAAGGTAGTGGACGAAACATTGAAGAAAGGAAGCTAAAAGTGTTGCTCATTAGCCCACCCCCGTCCCCAGTATTTGTACCAATTAATGGGGAGTCGAAGCAAGATCCATGCTATGAAACATCGGTGAAAAAGGATAGAGTTCTGACTGAAGTTGAAAACATACCTCCGAGTCATAGG GTTGGTGAGGATGTTGACGTGTTTGAAACTTGTAAGGACATGGATGAGTCAAGAGCAGTTAAGGATGTGGTGGCATCAAAACCAGCTAAGGATGCGCAGGAATTGAAACCAGATAAGGATGTGGAGGAATCAAAACCAGCTAAGTATATGGAGGAACTGAAACCAGTGAAAAATATGGAGGAACCAAATCCAACGAAAGATATGGAGGAATCGAAACCAGCCAAGGATACGGAGGAATTGAAACCAGCTAGGGGTGCTGCAGTATTGAATTTAACAAAGGATTTTGAGGAACTGAAATCAAAGCTAAATACGGTGGATTCAAAGCTAAAAGAG GCTGAACTCACCGTCACGAAGTTAACTGAAGAGAGTAGCAGGTCCACTCGAGAGAAGAATATGCTTAAACATGAATTG GAGtcattgaggaggaggaagaacaaTTTAAAAAGGGTTACGGTTGGCTTCCCTCTCTTTCATGTTTGTATGGTTGCCCTTATCAGTCTAGCATTCGGATACTACATCCATCCGTAG
- the LOC137736174 gene encoding protein FAR1-RELATED SEQUENCE 5-like produces MDGDPNPDQVIDVESNVENIQCNAREKTPPIVSLEESYAGDLYGKIVNNEQEAYDLYNEYAARIGFSTRKKQRRYDKNGDLSTLNFCCSKEGFWQDSDPCEEKKIKRLDERTGCQAKIRFLLEDGEWKVSTFDPKHNHELAMPEERQFLRSNRKISEAHMGVIKTMANAGIRTTNTYSYLAEEVGGSQNVGFTKTDCYNFVSREKRIMLEAGDAQSLINHFKRKQAEDPMFFYMVKVDQEKFGLTLEMSLGFNPKYCLC; encoded by the exons ATGGATGGAGACCCAAACCCAGACCAAG TCATTGATGTCGAAAGCAATGTAGAAAATATTCAATGCAACGCTCGAGAAAAAACTCCACCTATTGTAAGTCTTGAAGAAAGTTATGCTGGAGATTTGTATGGAAAGATTGTGAACAATGAGCAAGAAGCTTATGATCTCTATAATGAGTATGCAGCACGCATTGGCTTTAGCACTcgaaagaaacaaagaagataTGACAAAAATGGAGATCTTTCAACacttaatttttgttgttcaaaagaAGGTTTTTGGCAAGATAGTGACCCTTGTGAAGAGAAAAAGATTAAGAGATTGGATGAAAGAACAGGCTGCCAAGCCAAAATTCGATTTTTACTAGAAGATGGTGAGTGGAAAGTCTCTACCTTTGATCCTAAACACAATCATGAACTTGCAATGCCAGAGGAAAGACAATTTTTAAGATCAAATCGTAAAATTTCAGAAGCTCATATGGGTGTGATTAAAACCATGGCAAATGCAGGTATAAGAACTACAAATACGTACTCATATTTAGCAGAAGAAGTCGGCGGGTCTCAAAATGTTGGGTTTACGAAAACAGATTGCTACAATTTTGTTAGTAGGGAAAAAAGAATTATGCTTGAAGCAGGGGATGCTCAAAGCTTGATCAATCATTTTAAGCGCAAGCAAGCTGAAGATCCAATGTTCTTCTACATGGTGAAAGTTGATCAAGAAAAGTTTGGATTAACCCTAGAAATGAGTTTGGGATTTAACCCCAAATACTGTTTATGCTAA